The genomic window aatacttaggactatctcttatattaatgataatgcatttggtaatggacttttcatcttaactggtatacattttagccatgttattgttggagctatccttgtattcttcactcaaagtatctatagttctttagttacttacatgcctacaagctctataatgctaagcaaatctaaaggtatgttatgcaagatctttacagaaccattcactattttatatctacactttgtagaaaccatgtggatattaatccacattacattctatctctaaatcatataacggtcgtaaggtacgccggggataacaggtcagataatattgggagttctaatcctcggattgtatcagcacctccatgtcggctcattactcccttgttattgaacaagattcagttaggaacgctagttcaccgtcagatgtaatacgtgagctgggttaagaacgtctggagacagtttgttccctatctaccatattatctaattggtttaattttcttacaaacggcttttggtttgattgaattatcgcacccagataactccataccagtgaaccggtttgtaactccgcttcatatcgtacctgaatggtactttttagcatattatgcggtgttaaaagtaatcccatccaaaaccggtggtttgttagtatttatgttatcaacatgtcaatgaaatatcaacaacgatgaaacttatttggttaacataacaacatagaaggtaaagctggattacgttcaaactttacactggatacgtttcaatgttaacttactaaataccatgggagcgaagagaatctaatatgtaactccgttcatggaaatcaaaagagctttcacgctatctctagtgcctgtcgagtcgctcaaggaagatttgatcctgtatatgatttaagggatgtaaaggtgctcagggtctaaccgtcgggccatctggatcctcatattcaaagataattctatttaagaaagttttagataaacgacatgtgaagagtcggaccaactttcacgcacgacgataattacccgacaaggatttacctacctttggaccgtcataatacagccgccgtttacattttactgcaccgggcagggattatatactatacctctacagtggtattagcagtatctagtgttgatgtacaacagacgctctccttgttccactacctaaccataatctattgttccagatattaaggaatgtacgcttcatataactacacaacgttatgccaagaaggataccagattaccctgattatctttgttatattaatacatggtgttcaattggttctatatccacaatagttatcatcttaactatgctctgctaatgcacttaacatgatggtcatgaaaagcacaagagaacttggatccggtaaacaaagaccttcaagatctaaaccagtagtccaactcgtagtatatactccccagaaaaagctgataaataatcctgtctcagagatgataactccaagtacgatgctactgattagactagcatctgagtagtagttttctctcgctgttaagatgagtgagaacaagaatccatatattacgcctagaacataaccgatgtggaataatcttaatgtagtaggatattgaaatccaacacttttagctgtcttaagcagtccagtggggtggtggtgtactgcaatcataaagaacttggttgtctgtatctcataaccggagtcatcttcagtattctaggaactataatgtctttgtttattcgatttgagtgaacacataagatcatcgaatttaacggtatgctcctgaaagtaacggtacaagctgtaaacaaaggactccttaacttaaactgaggagtcaagtaggtacaaaccgtacaaggattaattatgtccatctgtgcatctaagttgagactatcggttatatattttagacgctaacttcccggctaaacatcccttttctttgaaacacacttcccttctcgccgttagcatgatctcaaagtaccagaagccatgtgatctatatagtataacgggacattagaccgaacctgcgatagataaatatatcttggatgattgtatattagcggctaaatgtcaatcaaacatgcgaattttaggttttccatgaaatctatttggaagaagaggcttgatagtactaccgtaagtacataatatacagtcccagcagtagcggttaaactatagaagagtcgagtattatccatgcataccaggcgtaaaaagcgttcatccagttactaaacaggtgccaggccaacaagaatccgatccgtgtattccgtacagactaacattaagaaggcgactaccaaagtgaatgtcatgatattcgtacagcttgtatacaaatgttggtttttcaaatatacgctggataccactatacttaatgcagagcatagttaagatgataactattgtggatatagaaccaattgaacaccatgtattaatataacaaagataatcagggtaatctggtatccttcttggcataacgttgaaaccaagtatatgcatagggatgaaaattaataagatactacctaagaagactacaaaccagatgcttaaatatggagaagcaccggtatttacatggaatagatttacagtatctccgaacatatctctgctatagaagataaagccacatatagtagctagtactgcaccaagagataatacgaaatggaaatgagctacaatatagtatgtatcatgtagggcaatatccataccagcgttacccataactacacctgtagtaccacctagagtaaacaataggataaaactaagagcagcccatagatctacagttcttgtagttgtatggctagccatataggtacctaaccagttgaaaatcttagtaccggtaggaattgcaatcataatagtcatagcagagaaataagctctggtatctacctctagaccgactgtcatcatatgatgtgcccatactaaggaacctagaatagaaatacaacccatagctaagatcatagattgtccaccgaaga from Besnoitia besnoiti strain Bb-Ger1 chromosome Unknown contig00125, whole genome shotgun sequence includes these protein-coding regions:
- a CDS encoding putative apocytochrome b (encoded by transcript BESB_022110), with product MLCIKYSGIQRIFEKPTFVYKLYEYHDIHFGSRLLNVSLWVKNVWRQFVPYLPYYLIGLIFLQTAFGLIELSHPDNSIPVNRFVTPLHIVPEWYFLAYYAVLKVIPSKTGGLLVFMLSTCQ
- a CDS encoding uncharacterized protein (encoded by transcript BESB_022120) — encoded protein: MIAVHHHPTGLLKTAKSVGFQYPTTLRLFHIGYVLGVIYGFLFSLILTARENYYSDASLISSIVLGVIISETGLFISFFWGVYTTSWTTGLDLEGLCLPDPSSLVLFMTIMLSALAEHS